In one window of Solanum pennellii chromosome 2, SPENNV200 DNA:
- the LOC107010732 gene encoding adenylate-forming reductase 06235-like encodes MESIVVVQFHLLCLIYALIQTLNDKENTSPEIVSVAFAILSLLFLSSLAAFPLIRHLHHNFFKRIHHFVGWIALALLWIFITLTVSYDPKTKSYNNAKICSKLIKQQEFLFKLAITVLIIIPWITVRHVPVKVTSPSGHATIIKFEAGVKAGILGRISPSPLSEWMRLGSFLMGRQST; translated from the coding sequence ACGCGTTAATCCAAACATTGAATGACAAAGAAAACACTTCCCCTGAAATTGTTAGTGTTGCTTTTGCAATTCTTTCACTTCTCTTCTTGTCCTCACTAGCTGCATTTCCTCTCATTCGACATCTCCATCACAATTTCTTCAAGAGAATTCATCATTTCGTTGGATGGATAGCATTAGCACTTCTATGGATTTTCATTACCTTAACAGTTTCTTATGATCCTAAAACTAAGTCTTACAACAACGCGAAAATTTGCTCCAAGCTGATCAAACAACaagaatttttgtttaaattggcTATCACTGTGCTAATAATCATCCCCTGGATAACCGTGAGACATGTTCCAGTTAAGGTCACGTCTCCATCAGGACATGCAACGATTATAAAATTCGAGGCCGGAGTCAAAGCGGGAATTTTAGGACGAATTAGTCCTTCTCCCCTCTCTGAATGGATGCGTTTGGGATCATTTCTGATGGGAAGGCAGAGCACATGA